The following are from one region of the Rosistilla carotiformis genome:
- a CDS encoding Na+/H+ antiporter NhaC family protein, giving the protein MDFGWLSLLPPLVAILLAIFTRRAIPSLALAVFVGVAILQFAGDQPRSWSQRMFVDTPWSMVEEHLWYAVAGGGSLNPFAAIASVVSLDFRGAGDSLSALATSDHLRVFYFTMLFGALVGVLHAGGAMRSLVLRLALHVQTRCGGQLLIWLCGMLIFFDDYANTLLVGTTMRSTADRMRLSREKLAYLVDSTAAPVAGLSLVSTWVATEISYMSEGLAAQGNPQGLSGFDLFLQSLPYRFYPIFALVLVVVIAATGRDFGPMKAAEDGAAKEPEDVRESNLPQLHDAPAWTAIVTIAATIGAILFALYRTGSVEDPDVGLLRYWGQYVGNADPYNALTWGGLVGLLLSLATTYWCGAKSIGPLIVGAFDGMRQLMPAMVVLWLAWTLSRLTTADFLDTQGFLGDWIREANVSSVWIPTLVFVVSGVVAFATGTSWGTMGLLVPLSIPIAIASSNDPTILYATAGAVLSGAIFGDHCSPISDTTVLSSQASGCDHIAHVKTQIPYALLAAGVSILFGSLPTSLGVSPWWMLIVGCVATFAVVRAFGKLPSDSAE; this is encoded by the coding sequence ATGGACTTCGGCTGGCTCTCGCTGCTCCCTCCGCTTGTCGCCATCTTGCTGGCGATCTTCACGCGTCGAGCAATCCCCTCGTTAGCCCTTGCTGTTTTTGTCGGCGTTGCGATCTTGCAGTTCGCTGGCGATCAGCCACGGTCTTGGTCGCAGCGGATGTTCGTCGACACGCCTTGGTCGATGGTCGAAGAGCATCTCTGGTATGCGGTTGCCGGCGGCGGCTCGCTGAATCCATTTGCCGCAATCGCCTCGGTTGTTTCGCTCGACTTTCGCGGTGCTGGCGATTCGCTCTCAGCGCTCGCCACTTCGGATCATCTGCGCGTCTTCTATTTCACGATGCTCTTCGGCGCCCTGGTCGGGGTCCTGCACGCCGGCGGGGCGATGCGGAGTCTTGTGTTGCGGTTGGCGTTGCATGTGCAGACGCGTTGCGGCGGCCAGTTGCTGATCTGGCTGTGTGGGATGCTGATCTTCTTCGACGATTACGCCAACACGCTGTTGGTCGGAACGACGATGCGGTCGACGGCCGATCGGATGCGTTTGTCTCGCGAAAAGCTGGCTTATCTGGTCGATTCGACTGCCGCGCCGGTGGCGGGACTGTCGCTGGTCAGCACGTGGGTTGCGACCGAGATCAGTTACATGAGCGAAGGTCTGGCGGCTCAGGGGAATCCGCAGGGGCTCAGCGGGTTTGATCTCTTTTTGCAATCGCTTCCCTACCGTTTCTACCCGATCTTTGCCCTGGTGCTTGTCGTTGTGATTGCGGCGACGGGACGCGATTTCGGACCGATGAAGGCGGCGGAAGATGGTGCCGCCAAGGAACCGGAGGATGTTCGCGAGAGCAATTTGCCGCAGTTGCACGATGCTCCCGCTTGGACCGCTATCGTGACGATCGCCGCAACGATCGGCGCGATCTTGTTTGCGCTGTATCGAACCGGTAGCGTCGAGGATCCCGACGTGGGTCTGCTGAGGTACTGGGGCCAGTATGTTGGCAATGCCGATCCCTACAACGCGCTGACCTGGGGTGGGCTTGTCGGTTTGCTGCTGTCGTTGGCGACGACCTATTGGTGCGGTGCGAAATCGATCGGGCCGTTGATTGTCGGCGCGTTCGACGGGATGCGTCAGTTGATGCCAGCGATGGTGGTGCTGTGGTTGGCTTGGACGCTATCGCGGCTGACGACCGCCGATTTTCTGGACACTCAGGGTTTTCTTGGCGATTGGATTCGCGAGGCCAATGTCTCGTCGGTCTGGATTCCGACGCTGGTCTTTGTCGTTTCGGGAGTCGTCGCATTTGCGACGGGAACCAGTTGGGGAACGATGGGCTTGCTGGTGCCGCTGTCGATCCCGATCGCGATCGCCAGTTCGAACGATCCGACGATCCTGTACGCCACGGCGGGAGCTGTCTTGTCGGGTGCGATCTTTGGCGATCACTGCTCGCCGATTTCCGATACGACAGTCTTATCGAGCCAGGCCAGCGGATGCGATCACATCGCGCACGTCAAGACTCAGATTCCCTACGCGCTGCTTGCGGCGGGCGTTTCGATTTTGTTTGGGTCGCTCCCCACCAGCCTTGGCGTCTCGCCGTGGTGGATGTTGATCGTCGGCTGCGTCGCAACGTTTGCCGTCGTCCGAGCGTTCGGTAAGCTGCCCAGCGATTCCGCCGAATAA
- the fabF gene encoding beta-ketoacyl-ACP synthase II, with translation MNRRVVVTGMGVVTPLGCEVDELMQNLLAAKSGIRDLVYLDTNEFKVKFGGEVHDFSPEPYVVKKEAKRVDRFSAFAMYSAGRAVDQSGIDFSKENPDRCGAIIGSGIGGLWEIETQMQRLIAKGPDRVSPFVIPKLMLNAAGGNVSITYGLRGPNFGVATACASAANAMGCALRSIQTGETDVMVTGGSEAAVTPMALAGFQNMKALSTRNDDPQRASRPFDKDRDGFVLAEGAGILVFEEYEHAKARGANILAEILGFGTTADAGHITSPDAQGAGAGRAMAEALSDAKLNPADIGYINAHGTSTPLGDKAETQAVKTVFGSDAKSVSISSTKSALGHSLGASGGIELVICISAINNGSIPPTINLDTPDPDCDLDYTPREARQKDVKIAMSNSFGFGGHNASVICGKV, from the coding sequence ATGAATCGACGGGTCGTTGTGACCGGGATGGGCGTCGTCACTCCGCTTGGTTGCGAAGTTGACGAATTGATGCAAAACCTGCTGGCTGCCAAGAGTGGTATCCGGGACTTGGTTTACCTTGACACGAACGAGTTCAAGGTCAAGTTTGGTGGAGAGGTTCACGACTTCTCGCCAGAGCCCTACGTGGTCAAAAAAGAAGCGAAGCGAGTCGACCGGTTCTCCGCCTTTGCGATGTACAGCGCGGGCCGAGCGGTCGATCAATCGGGCATCGATTTCTCGAAAGAGAATCCCGATCGCTGTGGCGCGATTATCGGATCGGGTATCGGTGGTCTGTGGGAAATCGAAACCCAGATGCAGCGTTTGATCGCCAAGGGACCCGATCGGGTCAGCCCTTTTGTGATCCCCAAGCTGATGCTGAACGCGGCTGGCGGTAACGTTTCGATCACCTATGGCCTGCGAGGACCTAACTTCGGCGTCGCCACGGCTTGTGCTAGCGCTGCCAATGCGATGGGCTGTGCGCTGCGATCGATCCAGACTGGCGAGACCGATGTGATGGTCACCGGCGGCAGCGAAGCGGCGGTCACGCCGATGGCGTTGGCTGGTTTCCAAAACATGAAAGCGCTTTCGACTCGCAACGACGATCCGCAGCGAGCCAGTCGTCCGTTCGACAAGGACCGCGACGGGTTTGTGTTGGCCGAAGGCGCTGGCATCCTGGTCTTCGAGGAATACGAACACGCCAAAGCTCGCGGTGCCAACATCCTGGCCGAGATCCTGGGCTTTGGCACCACCGCCGATGCGGGGCACATCACGTCGCCCGACGCCCAAGGCGCCGGAGCCGGCCGCGCGATGGCCGAAGCGTTGAGCGATGCGAAGCTGAATCCAGCGGACATCGGATACATCAATGCTCACGGCACCAGCACTCCGCTGGGCGACAAGGCGGAAACGCAAGCCGTGAAGACTGTCTTTGGCAGCGACGCGAAATCGGTCTCGATCAGCAGCACCAAGAGCGCCCTGGGGCACTCGCTGGGAGCCAGTGGCGGGATCGAATTGGTGATCTGCATCAGTGCAATCAACAATGGCAGCATCCCACCGACGATCAACCTGGACACTCCCGACCCCGATTGCGACCTCGACTACACGCCCCGCGAGGCGCGTCAGAAGGACGTCAAGATCGCGATGAGCAACAGCTTTGGCTTCGGTGGCCATAACGCATCGGTCATCTGCGGCAAGGTTTAG
- the acpP gene encoding acyl carrier protein, with the protein MASIEERVIDIVAEQLGVDKEKITRDTSFVNDLGADSLDTVELVMELEEEFDINIPDDSAEKIQKVGEAIDYIEKEQAAS; encoded by the coding sequence ATGGCATCGATTGAAGAACGCGTGATCGACATTGTCGCAGAGCAATTGGGCGTGGACAAAGAGAAGATCACCCGAGATACCTCGTTTGTAAACGATCTAGGTGCGGACTCCTTGGACACCGTCGAACTTGTGATGGAACTGGAAGAAGAGTTCGACATCAACATTCCCGACGATTCGGCTGAGAAGATCCAAAAGGTCGGCGAAGCGATCGACTACATCGAAAAGGAACAGGCTGCTTCGTAA
- the fabG gene encoding 3-oxoacyl-[acyl-carrier-protein] reductase has translation MKLSISADLNGQVAIVTGASQGLGKSIALALGANGATVVCLARNAEKLAATVAEIEAEGGKAEALACDVTDRKAAADAITGTHEKHGRLDILVNNAGVTRDKLMRGMTDEQWDEVIATNLTSCFVCCRAAATIMRRAKYGRIINMASISGIIGNPGQTNYSASKAGMIGLSRSLSRELCSRGVTVNAVAPGFIASEMTAALGDVVLAEVEKQIPAKRVGQPEDVAATVLFLASPAASYITGQCLVVDGGMTG, from the coding sequence ATGAAGCTCTCGATTTCCGCAGATTTAAACGGCCAGGTCGCAATTGTCACCGGCGCCTCGCAAGGGCTCGGCAAATCGATCGCGTTGGCCCTCGGTGCCAATGGCGCTACGGTCGTTTGCCTGGCTCGCAACGCCGAAAAACTTGCCGCTACCGTTGCCGAGATCGAAGCCGAGGGGGGGAAGGCTGAGGCCCTGGCGTGTGACGTGACCGACCGCAAAGCTGCGGCCGATGCGATCACTGGAACGCACGAAAAGCATGGCCGTCTGGACATTTTGGTCAACAATGCTGGCGTCACCCGTGACAAACTGATGCGTGGAATGACCGACGAGCAGTGGGACGAAGTGATCGCGACGAACCTGACAAGCTGCTTCGTCTGTTGCCGTGCGGCGGCAACGATCATGCGTCGTGCAAAATATGGCCGGATCATCAACATGGCCAGCATTTCGGGGATCATTGGAAATCCCGGGCAAACGAACTATTCAGCGTCCAAGGCGGGTATGATAGGTTTGTCGCGTTCGCTGTCGCGAGAACTGTGCAGCCGCGGTGTGACCGTCAACGCGGTCGCTCCCGGATTCATCGCCAGCGAAATGACGGCCGCCTTGGGCGACGTAGTGCTGGCTGAAGTGGAAAAGCAGATCCCAGCGAAGCGTGTTGGGCAGCCGGAAGATGTGGCGGCGACTGTCCTGTTTCTGGCGAGCCCTGCGGCTAGCTACATCACCGGACAATGCCTGGTTGTCGACGGCGGCATGACGGGCTGA
- the fabD gene encoding ACP S-malonyltransferase, whose product MVSLEVQKIGFLFPGQGAQSVGMCRGLLDQHAIARDVFERASAILGYDLADVCLNGPESRLSATEYSQPALFVSSIAAIEVMRIEQPQILAQATVAAGLSLGEYTAVCFAGALDFESSVRLVQRRGQAMQAAADAVESGMASVLGLDVDKLTDVCRQAVEPGEVLQIANLLCPGNIAVSGHKTALARLETVAMEAGAMKVIPLSVAGAFHTPLMASAVDSLTEALAEMPIVDAKIPVVSNVDARSHTSPDEIRSLLARQVVSPVRWEESVRQMIADGTQGFFEVGAGRVLRGILRRIDRKMPAEGFGDDN is encoded by the coding sequence ATGGTTTCGCTTGAAGTGCAAAAAATTGGTTTCCTGTTCCCTGGGCAAGGCGCGCAATCCGTAGGGATGTGTCGTGGACTGCTGGATCAGCATGCCATTGCGCGCGACGTCTTCGAGCGCGCCTCCGCAATCTTGGGTTACGACCTGGCCGACGTTTGCTTGAACGGCCCTGAATCGCGTCTCTCGGCGACGGAATACAGTCAACCGGCGTTGTTTGTCAGCAGCATCGCAGCAATCGAAGTGATGCGAATCGAACAGCCGCAGATTTTAGCGCAGGCGACCGTTGCGGCGGGACTGAGCCTTGGTGAATATACAGCCGTCTGCTTTGCCGGGGCCTTGGATTTCGAGTCTTCGGTCCGATTGGTTCAACGTCGCGGGCAAGCCATGCAAGCCGCTGCCGATGCCGTCGAAAGCGGAATGGCAAGCGTACTGGGGCTAGACGTCGACAAACTGACCGATGTCTGCCGCCAGGCCGTCGAACCGGGCGAAGTATTGCAGATCGCCAATCTTCTGTGCCCAGGCAACATCGCCGTATCGGGCCATAAAACAGCACTGGCGCGTCTGGAGACGGTCGCAATGGAAGCGGGCGCCATGAAGGTGATCCCGCTGAGCGTTGCTGGCGCATTCCACACACCTTTGATGGCTTCCGCTGTCGACTCACTTACCGAAGCCCTTGCGGAAATGCCAATCGTCGATGCAAAAATCCCCGTCGTGTCGAATGTCGATGCTCGCTCGCACACATCGCCCGATGAAATCCGCAGCCTATTGGCACGCCAAGTGGTCAGCCCCGTTCGCTGGGAAGAATCGGTGCGGCAGATGATCGCCGACGGGACGCAAGGATTCTTTGAAGTCGGAGCGGGACGCGTGTTGCGCGGAATTCTTCGCCGGATCGACCGCAAGATGCCTGCTGAAGGATTCGGCGACGACAACTGA
- the rpmF gene encoding 50S ribosomal protein L32, producing MAVPKRKHSNSRTNKRRSHDHLSRKQLTYCPQCSSATPTHTVCPKCGYYMGRTIVEVNED from the coding sequence ATGGCCGTTCCAAAACGCAAGCATTCCAATAGCCGCACCAACAAGCGGCGTTCGCACGATCACTTGAGCCGCAAGCAATTGACCTATTGCCCTCAGTGCAGCTCGGCCACGCCGACTCACACCGTATGCCCGAAGTGCGGGTACTACATGGGTCGCACGATTGTGGAAGTCAACGAAGACTAA
- the holA gene encoding DNA polymerase III subunit delta — protein sequence MPLLNAFDLLTSANDSAPSAVTVLFGDDPMLRSWTLRKLLGLDAAEEDRPDSIDLDGELAEWKDVRDELQTGSLFSMGQPRSIVVRDADKFVSKYRAELEAYVAKPSSAGLLLLELKSFPGNTRLYKAISKTHLLVQCAIPTGSGRSTKPDLNKLKSFLCGFVAGRHQCKLQKGAAETLVELSGTSLGLLDTDIAKLAVCVERGAPVTDDMVRKFVGGWRSKTTWEIIDAATEGNSGEALRQLDHLIASGEKAFALLPQISWSLRRLGLAAAAIDYAEKSGRRISLSDALQQAGFRPFDMKKAEAHLRKIGRPRAQRMLGWLLDADLKLKGTHSTDDRARWVLEELFLKMAS from the coding sequence ATGCCGCTCCTGAACGCTTTTGATCTGCTAACCTCCGCCAACGACTCCGCCCCCAGCGCGGTCACCGTCTTGTTTGGCGACGATCCGATGCTGCGTAGCTGGACGTTGCGAAAGCTGTTGGGCTTGGATGCGGCGGAAGAGGATCGCCCCGATAGCATCGATCTCGATGGCGAACTGGCGGAGTGGAAGGATGTCCGGGATGAATTGCAGACCGGATCGCTCTTTTCGATGGGGCAACCGCGATCGATCGTCGTCCGCGACGCCGACAAATTTGTCTCCAAGTACCGCGCGGAATTGGAGGCGTACGTCGCCAAGCCCTCTTCGGCGGGGTTGTTGTTGCTGGAACTGAAGTCGTTTCCTGGCAACACGCGACTCTATAAAGCGATCAGCAAAACCCATCTGTTGGTCCAGTGTGCGATTCCGACCGGCAGCGGCCGCAGCACTAAGCCCGATCTGAACAAGCTGAAGTCGTTTTTGTGTGGGTTCGTCGCGGGGCGACACCAGTGCAAACTGCAGAAGGGTGCCGCCGAGACGTTGGTCGAGCTGTCCGGCACCTCGCTAGGGCTGCTCGATACCGACATCGCCAAGCTAGCGGTTTGCGTCGAGCGGGGGGCACCGGTCACGGACGACATGGTCCGCAAGTTTGTCGGCGGCTGGCGCAGCAAAACAACCTGGGAGATCATCGATGCAGCGACCGAAGGGAATTCGGGCGAAGCGCTGCGGCAACTGGACCACCTGATCGCCAGCGGCGAGAAGGCGTTTGCACTGCTGCCGCAGATTTCCTGGTCTCTGCGGCGATTGGGGCTCGCCGCCGCGGCGATCGATTACGCGGAGAAGTCGGGCCGACGGATCTCTTTGTCCGACGCGCTGCAACAAGCGGGCTTCCGTCCGTTTGACATGAAGAAGGCCGAAGCCCATCTGCGAAAGATCGGACGCCCCCGCGCTCAACGCATGCTCGGTTGGCTATTGGATGCCGACTTGAAGCTCAAAGGAACCCACTCGACCGACGATCGGGCGCGATGGGTTTTGGAGGAGCTGTTCCTCAAAATGGCTAGCTGA
- a CDS encoding Rpn family recombination-promoting nuclease/putative transposase, whose translation MSDDAVNNPHDRFVRRFLGEIDQVRQLVLWRLPPEVVAELDLDTIAPAKQSFVDQTLRESLSDLVFEVALAGGGEALVVLLFEHKSSPDAMTSFQVLRYIFGVLDQRQRDSLPLRCVIPIVLYHGVRPWNVARSLPELIDAPASLQPYVPSFTMPLIDLSCCTDEELRTESLFFAYMSLLKYIGRDELPERLPELLRLFRRLLPPATGLASLETILRYLVSGTDRVTRDQLRTAVADALRIEGENLMPTIAEQWLKEGIEKGVQAGVEKGEWIGRIRTLQEVLSRKVDSVELLMSLQVSELQQLAGDLSEALPKEGR comes from the coding sequence ATGTCGGACGACGCCGTCAACAATCCTCACGACCGGTTTGTTCGCCGGTTCTTAGGCGAGATCGATCAGGTTCGCCAGCTCGTGCTGTGGCGTCTGCCGCCAGAGGTCGTGGCGGAGTTGGATCTCGATACCATCGCTCCTGCGAAGCAATCGTTTGTCGATCAGACGTTGCGTGAGAGCCTTTCGGATCTGGTCTTTGAGGTCGCGTTGGCTGGCGGCGGCGAGGCGTTGGTTGTGTTGTTGTTCGAACACAAATCGTCCCCCGATGCGATGACGTCGTTCCAGGTGTTGCGGTATATCTTTGGGGTGTTGGACCAACGGCAGCGGGATTCGCTGCCGTTGCGCTGCGTGATTCCGATCGTGTTGTATCATGGCGTGCGGCCATGGAATGTCGCTCGATCGCTGCCGGAACTGATCGATGCTCCTGCATCGCTGCAGCCCTATGTTCCGTCGTTCACGATGCCGTTGATCGATCTGAGCTGTTGCACCGATGAAGAATTGCGTACCGAATCGCTTTTCTTCGCGTACATGTCGCTGCTAAAATACATCGGGCGCGATGAACTGCCCGAGCGGCTGCCGGAGCTTTTGCGGCTGTTTCGCAGATTGCTCCCCCCGGCGACGGGATTGGCGAGCCTTGAAACGATCCTCCGCTATCTGGTCAGCGGAACCGACCGAGTGACTCGCGACCAGTTGCGAACGGCGGTCGCCGACGCATTGCGAATCGAAGGAGAAAACCTGATGCCAACTATCGCTGAACAGTGGTTAAAAGAGGGGATCGAGAAAGGGGTTCAAGCAGGTGTTGAAAAGGGGGAATGGATCGGCCGGATCCGGACGCTTCAAGAGGTCTTGAGCCGCAAGGTCGATTCTGTCGAGTTGTTGATGTCGCTGCAGGTGAGCGAGCTTCAACAGCTGGCCGGCGATTTGAGCGAAGCGTTGCCAAAAGAAGGGCGTTGA
- the mnmG gene encoding tRNA uridine-5-carboxymethylaminomethyl(34) synthesis enzyme MnmG, with translation MFAAEYDFDVLVIGAGHAGTEAAAAAARLGAKTALLTTNLDTVGQMSCNPAIGGVAKGHIVREVDALGGLMGIAIDRTGIQFRMLNRRKGPAMHSPRAQADKKAYQIEIKRLIEEQPNLWLRQEVVEDLVTETVDGRPQITGVKVKGDALYRARCVVLTTGTFLQAIMHTGEAKTQGGRAGEGTTAGISGALHRLGFQLERFKTGTPPRLNGRTIDYSQTERQPGDDDPQPFSFLTDAITTPQLPCWITHTNAQVHDLIRANLDRAPMYSGQIDSTGPRYCPSIEDKIVRFAERDSHQLFLEPEGFNTQEVYVNGVSTSLPRDVQDQMFRLIPGLQNAQIMRYGYAVEYDYCPPQQLRPHLESKLVDGLFLAGQINGTTGYEEAAGQGLLAGANAALTAAGREPLILGREDAYMGVLIDDLVTSGTDEPYRMFTSRAEYRLTLRQDNADRRLTKIANDAGLVDPARWQRFETKLAEIDQGTQWLKAGRIEGQPAAKFLCRPETTWQQIEEAVPQLRELSAEAAQQVEFDTRYAGYVNRQQTEIARMNRLSEKKIPADFDYKNIRSLRTEAFQKFEKVQPITIAQARRISGITPADIALLLAHLESQGMGKSGQRPSRPQVHSTHSVDPSEEARQSSQAIEKP, from the coding sequence ATGTTTGCGGCGGAATACGATTTTGATGTCTTAGTAATCGGTGCCGGGCACGCTGGAACCGAAGCTGCCGCGGCGGCGGCCCGGCTGGGAGCCAAGACGGCCCTGCTGACGACCAACCTCGATACCGTCGGCCAGATGAGCTGCAATCCGGCGATCGGTGGCGTCGCCAAAGGGCATATCGTTCGCGAAGTCGACGCCCTCGGCGGGTTGATGGGAATTGCTATCGACCGGACTGGGATCCAGTTCCGGATGCTTAATCGCCGCAAGGGACCGGCGATGCACAGCCCGCGTGCCCAGGCCGACAAAAAGGCGTACCAGATCGAGATCAAACGTCTGATCGAAGAACAGCCCAACCTCTGGCTGCGGCAGGAAGTTGTCGAAGACCTTGTCACCGAAACTGTCGACGGACGACCCCAGATCACGGGCGTCAAAGTCAAAGGGGACGCGCTCTACCGCGCCCGCTGCGTCGTGCTGACGACGGGGACTTTTTTGCAAGCAATCATGCATACCGGTGAAGCGAAAACCCAAGGAGGCCGCGCCGGCGAAGGGACAACGGCCGGGATCAGCGGCGCCCTGCATCGACTTGGCTTCCAACTCGAACGCTTCAAAACCGGCACCCCGCCGCGGCTCAACGGCCGCACGATCGATTATTCGCAAACCGAACGCCAGCCGGGAGACGACGACCCGCAACCGTTCTCCTTCCTGACCGATGCGATCACCACGCCGCAATTGCCTTGCTGGATCACTCACACCAACGCCCAGGTCCACGATCTGATCCGCGCCAATCTCGACCGGGCACCGATGTACAGCGGCCAGATCGACAGCACCGGACCACGTTATTGCCCGTCGATCGAAGATAAGATCGTTCGTTTTGCCGAACGCGACTCGCACCAACTGTTCCTCGAACCCGAGGGCTTCAACACCCAGGAGGTCTACGTCAACGGCGTCTCGACCAGCCTGCCTCGCGATGTCCAAGACCAGATGTTCCGCCTGATCCCCGGCCTGCAAAACGCCCAGATCATGCGTTACGGGTACGCCGTCGAATACGATTATTGCCCGCCCCAACAGCTTCGCCCTCACCTGGAGAGCAAGTTGGTCGATGGATTGTTCCTGGCCGGCCAGATCAACGGCACCACCGGATACGAAGAAGCCGCCGGGCAGGGTTTGCTGGCCGGTGCCAATGCAGCCCTCACCGCTGCCGGTCGCGAACCGTTGATTCTCGGCCGCGAAGACGCCTATATGGGCGTGCTGATCGACGACCTCGTCACCAGCGGCACCGACGAACCGTATCGAATGTTCACCAGCCGCGCCGAATATCGACTCACCCTGCGGCAGGATAATGCCGACCGCCGCTTAACCAAGATCGCCAACGATGCCGGCCTCGTCGATCCGGCGCGTTGGCAGCGATTCGAAACCAAGCTGGCCGAGATCGACCAGGGGACCCAGTGGCTCAAGGCGGGACGCATCGAAGGACAGCCGGCCGCAAAATTCCTCTGTCGCCCCGAAACGACATGGCAACAGATCGAAGAAGCCGTCCCGCAACTGCGAGAACTCTCCGCCGAAGCGGCTCAACAAGTCGAATTCGACACGCGGTATGCCGGGTATGTGAATCGGCAGCAGACCGAGATCGCGCGGATGAACCGCTTATCGGAGAAGAAGATCCCCGCCGATTTCGACTACAAAAATATTCGCTCGCTAAGGACCGAAGCGTTTCAGAAATTTGAAAAGGTCCAACCGATCACCATCGCCCAAGCGCGTCGAATCAGCGGAATCACGCCAGCGGATATCGCCCTGCTTCTGGCGCATCTGGAGTCGCAGGGTATGGGAAAAAGCGGCCAGCGACCATCGCGTCCGCAGGTTCACTCCACTCACTCCGTCGATCCATCCGAAGAAGCCCGCCAGTCGTCGCAAGCTATTGAAAAGCCGTAG